A region of Paenibacillus thiaminolyticus DNA encodes the following proteins:
- a CDS encoding response regulator produces MLNTVMKPEAAPSVKEKVQRLCATDSDRLGVILLHAQPFGSNWEAQAREWLSADRNLRFELLRDAAHDILAVLLPDSALDMTHYHALQLKMLLEQSHVGKPIVCAIAAPDNPAEAKSLLFDRWSELKMMDGTAGICVLHDELEAPDAKKILIVDHDDSVREFLQIQLKLQGYEVHAATDAITALDMIRKEGYDLIVTELNLYGLNGLPFISQIQKMELAKEPKIVILSEQRVGSTIEHCFQQGVSDYITKPFSPADLDARIRSCF; encoded by the coding sequence ATGCTGAACACGGTAATGAAACCGGAAGCTGCACCGTCTGTCAAAGAAAAGGTCCAACGCTTGTGCGCCACTGACAGCGACCGCCTGGGGGTGATTCTCCTTCACGCTCAACCGTTCGGTTCGAACTGGGAAGCGCAGGCACGGGAGTGGCTCTCGGCTGACCGGAATCTTCGCTTCGAGCTGCTGCGCGATGCGGCCCATGACATTCTGGCCGTGCTGCTGCCGGACTCCGCGCTCGACATGACCCACTATCATGCGCTGCAGCTGAAGATGCTGCTTGAGCAGAGCCATGTCGGCAAGCCGATCGTATGCGCGATCGCCGCCCCGGACAACCCGGCGGAAGCGAAATCGCTCCTCTTCGATCGCTGGTCGGAGCTGAAGATGATGGACGGCACCGCCGGCATTTGCGTCCTGCACGATGAGCTGGAGGCGCCTGATGCGAAGAAAATTCTCATCGTCGACCATGACGACAGCGTGCGCGAGTTCCTGCAGATTCAGCTCAAGCTCCAGGGCTATGAGGTGCATGCGGCAACCGATGCGATAACCGCCCTGGACATGATCCGGAAGGAAGGCTACGACCTGATCGTCACCGAGCTCAATCTGTACGGGTTGAATGGCTTGCCGTTCATTTCCCAGATTCAGAAGATGGAACTGGCCAAAGAGCCCAAAATCGTCATTCTGTCGGAGCAGCGCGTAGGAAGTACGATCGAGCACTGCTTCCAGCAGGGCGTGAGCGACTATATTACGAAGCCGTTCTCGCCGGCAGATTTGGACGCTAGAATCAGAAGCTGTTTTTAA